DNA from Evansella sp. LMS18:
GGTCCTACTGGCACCACCGAAGAATCTGGCTGCAGAACCGCGATGGTGAAATATGGGCCGCAGGGCATGCCAATAAAAACTGGAATGCTCTGAAAAATGATTTTGAGGCGGTCTCAAAATCGGCGGCGATACCAGTTCCTGCAGATCAGGCAGATAATGAAGAAGCAGGGCCGGAGGAAACAGAAGGAGTGGAGAATAAAAATGGTCCAACTAAGCAGTAACTTTCTACTAATCGCATTTTTCCTGTACCTGGCATCAACAGTATTTTTCGCTGTTTCAATAACGGGCAGGAAATTTAAAAATAAAGAAGGCCTCGAGAATAATAAAGCTGGTCTATTCGGCTATATTACAGCCATTCTGGCGTTTCTGGCTGCGATGACATATTTTGTTTTAAGATGGATAGCAGCCGGACATGCTCCGGTAAGTAATATGTTCGAATACACAGCATTCCTTGGCATTATGATGTCCCTTGGACTGATTATCATTTATCCGATATATAAAAATAACTATCTTGGCCTTTTCACGATGCCTATAGTAATGTTAATCATTGCCTACGCATCGATGTTCCCCCGGGAAGTGCAGCCGCTTATACCTGCTTTGCAGTCCTACTGGCTCACGATTCACGTTATTACTGTAGCTCTTGCCCAGGGAGTGCTGGCCATTGGATTCGTCGGCGGACTTCTATACCTCATAAGAGTGATTGACTTTACGAAAAAGTCAAAGAAAGTAAAATGGCTGGAGTTCATTATGTACTCCCTCGTCAGTGTTGTTGCTTATATCAGTTTAAATATAGGATTTAGCGCTGCAGGTTATGAAGCGACGTTTAATTATATCAATGAAAGAGATAATGAAAGTGTTGTTACTTATACTATGCCTGCGATTGTAGGGCCTAATCAGGGTGAACTGGTTACGGAAGACAGGATGGAGCCATTCTTCTCCACACCTGCGAACATTGTCAGCCAGGACCTGAACACGGTTATCTGGTCCCTGTTGGGAGGGCTTGTACTTTACCTTATTCTCCGTGCAATATTCCGCAAACCTATAGGAGGGGCTATTCAGCCGCTTCTGAAGGGAGTAAATCCGAACACCGTTGATGAACTAAGCTATCGTTCCATCGCTATCGGATTCCCGCTGTTCGCTCTTGGAGGTTTAATCTTTGCGATGATTTGGGCGCAAATTGCCTGGACAAGGTTCTGGGGATGGGATCCTAAAGAAGTCTGGGCGCTTATCACTTTCCTGTTCTATGCAGCTTATCTCCACCTTCGTCTTTCCAGAGGCTGGCATGGAGAAAAAAGCGCGTGGATGTGCGTAATTGGCTTTGCCATCATTATGTTCAACTTAATCTTTGTAAACCTTGTAATTGCAGGCCTGCATTCCTATGCCTGACTCTAAGCAAGGCATTAAGCGGATTTGCTGCTTTTCAGCCTGCTGAATCCTTATTACTATGTAAAGTCGTCTCCTTCGAGGCGGCTTTACGTTTACAATTTATTCACAATCCCGGTACAATGAAGAAAATTAACATGGTAAAATATAAGTATTGTGTAGAAAATGCTGAAAA
Protein-coding regions in this window:
- the ccsB gene encoding c-type cytochrome biogenesis protein CcsB, yielding MVQLSSNFLLIAFFLYLASTVFFAVSITGRKFKNKEGLENNKAGLFGYITAILAFLAAMTYFVLRWIAAGHAPVSNMFEYTAFLGIMMSLGLIIIYPIYKNNYLGLFTMPIVMLIIAYASMFPREVQPLIPALQSYWLTIHVITVALAQGVLAIGFVGGLLYLIRVIDFTKKSKKVKWLEFIMYSLVSVVAYISLNIGFSAAGYEATFNYINERDNESVVTYTMPAIVGPNQGELVTEDRMEPFFSTPANIVSQDLNTVIWSLLGGLVLYLILRAIFRKPIGGAIQPLLKGVNPNTVDELSYRSIAIGFPLFALGGLIFAMIWAQIAWTRFWGWDPKEVWALITFLFYAAYLHLRLSRGWHGEKSAWMCVIGFAIIMFNLIFVNLVIAGLHSYA